The proteins below come from a single Candidatus Methylacidiphilales bacterium genomic window:
- a CDS encoding HD domain-containing protein: protein MAIETLTLQDLQKRLQNMPSLQATVHGQITAIRIAQARNNKDYLDLTLSDTTGNMSLKIWRDHPLFDFLLQDSKGAFFKLTATWSLNNFGINHDQLTATRLSTAEMNDLLQGPLERQKRIENDFNTIADLATSIVNPYLRRLCEEFLTEYEEPFRRAAAARDYHHARRGGLVEHVAQMMRAADALCKVYPSINRDLVLAGVLFHDVGKLWENDYEKNGFGMPYTLVGELLGHISIGVEFVNRLWRSLEDDPEFQAAGQPSREHTRFHLLHLIASHHGQREFGAPVTPRTPEAWLLHYVDNLDARIEILQSAYAENPLLAPYIYEVRRPLEGHPVQPLPPWQES, encoded by the coding sequence ATGGCGATTGAAACTCTCACTCTTCAAGATCTTCAAAAACGGCTTCAAAATATGCCGTCACTTCAAGCGACTGTTCACGGTCAGATTACGGCGATCCGCATCGCGCAAGCGCGCAACAACAAAGACTATCTCGATCTTACTCTTTCCGATACCACTGGAAATATGTCGCTTAAGATCTGGCGTGACCATCCTTTATTTGATTTTCTTTTGCAAGATTCCAAAGGCGCATTTTTCAAGCTCACTGCAACCTGGAGCCTAAATAACTTCGGCATCAATCACGATCAACTGACAGCTACGCGTCTCTCCACGGCTGAAATGAATGATTTGCTTCAGGGGCCACTTGAGCGACAGAAGAGAATTGAAAATGATTTTAATACTATTGCGGACCTGGCGACGTCTATTGTTAATCCTTATTTACGACGGCTATGTGAAGAGTTTCTTACAGAATACGAAGAGCCATTTCGACGCGCTGCTGCAGCGAGAGATTATCACCATGCGCGGCGGGGCGGGTTAGTCGAGCACGTGGCTCAAATGATGCGGGCAGCTGATGCACTTTGTAAGGTGTATCCATCTATCAATCGCGATCTCGTTCTGGCAGGGGTCTTATTTCACGATGTGGGGAAGCTATGGGAGAACGATTATGAGAAAAATGGATTCGGTATGCCTTACACACTGGTGGGAGAGCTGCTTGGACACATTTCGATCGGTGTTGAGTTTGTCAACCGACTTTGGCGTTCTCTCGAGGATGATCCGGAATTCCAAGCAGCAGGTCAGCCATCACGCGAGCATACGCGGTTCCATCTACTTCATCTGATTGCTTCTCATCATGGGCAAAGAGAGTTTGGTGCACCAGTGACACCGCGGACCCCTGAAGCATGGCTTCTGCATTATGTGGATAACCTTGATGCGCGAATAGAAATTCTTCAATCTGCCTATGCTGAGAATCCTCTTCTTGCACCTTATATCTACGAGGTTCGCCGTCCTCTTGAGGGACATCCCGTGCAGCCGCTTCCGCCTTGGCAAGAAAGCTGA
- the hpt gene encoding hypoxanthine phosphoribosyltransferase: MPDADKFAVLIGEEALRRRVIELGSQISKDYQNTPLTLIALLNGSIFFLTDLIRALDIRDLHIECWRISSYCDTYSTGKVTGLEHCRAEVHQRHVLIVDDIYDTGLTLSHVQEHVRTLQPLSIKTCVLLEKKTKHQVLIPVEYVGFTIPDEFVVGYGLDYNGRYRELPDIRIFRSN, encoded by the coding sequence ATGCCAGATGCTGATAAATTTGCTGTCTTGATAGGTGAGGAGGCATTACGCCGTCGCGTTATTGAGCTTGGATCACAAATTAGCAAAGATTACCAAAATACTCCACTAACTTTGATCGCACTGCTCAACGGTTCGATATTTTTTCTTACTGATTTAATTCGTGCGCTGGATATTCGCGATCTTCATATTGAGTGTTGGAGGATATCCAGTTATTGCGATACGTATTCGACGGGTAAGGTTACAGGTCTTGAGCATTGTCGTGCTGAGGTCCATCAGCGTCACGTCCTGATCGTTGATGATATTTACGATACTGGTCTTACACTTTCGCATGTCCAAGAACACGTCCGAACACTTCAACCTTTATCGATAAAGACCTGTGTTCTCCTTGAAAAAAAAACAAAACATCAAGTTCTCATACCGGTTGAATATGTTGGCTTCACCATACCTGATGAGTTTGTGGTGGGATATGGCTTAGATTACAACGGCCGTTATCGAGAATTGCCTGACATACGAATTTTTAGGAGTAACTAG
- a CDS encoding leucyl aminopeptidase, with the protein MQIKVDETLEGSSVRVFLRFKGQTVAQLSSREFSGTFLSSVVLRPDAVRREIYVGLGEEVKLTPVKVRQAIGVATKIAQELGVESLSIDARGLEAHVQGMVEGAMLANYRFERFKKTLQSENGKEPTPSSLRKMRVVVRKEYLKRAQTEVNRGRVLAEAVNYARELCNLPGNVINPITFAQEAEKLVKDFPSLKIEVWDEKRLKKEGWGGVLAVGGGSSVPPRMVKVSYIGYGRGQQPVVVIGKGVTFDSGGISIKPGDRMDEMKFDKSGACAVLGIMRAVAALQLKLSVIGIAVLAENMPGPTAYRPGDIITTCDGQTIEVLNTDAEGRIMLADALAYARLRLKPKLMIDLATLTGACIIALGPKRAGLFTENDLLRDQLSLIGEETGDRVWPLPVGEEFDEMMKSDVATVKNIGGREGGACTGASFLKTWVGEVPWAHLDIAGPAWITKEEKFLHKGATGFGVRLIVEYLRRHHG; encoded by the coding sequence ATGCAGATAAAAGTAGACGAGACATTGGAAGGCTCTAGCGTTCGTGTCTTTTTGCGGTTCAAGGGACAAACAGTTGCGCAGCTTTCTTCAAGGGAATTTAGTGGGACATTTTTAAGTAGCGTTGTTTTGCGTCCTGATGCCGTGCGGCGAGAAATATACGTTGGCTTAGGTGAAGAAGTAAAACTGACCCCGGTGAAGGTGAGGCAGGCCATCGGAGTGGCAACGAAGATAGCGCAGGAACTGGGTGTCGAGAGTTTATCGATCGATGCGAGGGGGCTTGAGGCACATGTGCAGGGCATGGTTGAAGGAGCTATGCTTGCTAATTATCGCTTCGAGCGTTTCAAAAAAACGCTCCAATCTGAAAACGGAAAGGAGCCTACCCCCTCGAGTTTACGCAAAATGAGGGTTGTCGTAAGAAAAGAATATCTTAAGCGAGCCCAGACAGAAGTGAATCGAGGACGAGTATTGGCCGAGGCTGTAAACTACGCCAGAGAGCTTTGCAATCTGCCTGGGAATGTGATCAACCCGATTACTTTTGCTCAGGAGGCAGAAAAGCTAGTGAAAGACTTTCCTTCGCTCAAGATTGAGGTGTGGGATGAAAAGAGACTCAAAAAGGAAGGTTGGGGAGGGGTGCTAGCTGTCGGGGGAGGCTCATCCGTGCCGCCGAGAATGGTTAAAGTCTCTTACATAGGGTATGGGCGTGGCCAGCAGCCTGTAGTTGTCATTGGCAAGGGAGTTACTTTCGATAGTGGAGGCATCTCGATTAAGCCCGGCGACCGTATGGATGAGATGAAGTTTGATAAATCTGGGGCGTGCGCTGTGCTCGGGATCATGAGGGCTGTGGCTGCGTTGCAATTAAAGTTGAGTGTAATTGGAATCGCTGTGCTAGCGGAAAACATGCCGGGCCCTACTGCTTATCGTCCAGGAGACATTATTACCACTTGTGACGGACAGACGATCGAAGTCCTTAACACCGACGCTGAAGGAAGAATCATGCTTGCCGATGCGCTTGCCTATGCACGTCTAAGGTTAAAGCCTAAACTCATGATTGATTTGGCCACGCTTACAGGAGCTTGTATTATCGCTCTTGGGCCGAAGCGCGCAGGTTTATTTACTGAAAATGATCTACTTCGTGATCAACTTAGCCTGATTGGTGAGGAGACAGGGGATCGAGTCTGGCCTCTTCCGGTGGGGGAAGAGTTCGATGAAATGATGAAAAGCGACGTTGCGACAGTTAAAAATATTGGCGGTCGCGAGGGGGGCGCTTGCACAGGAGCTTCATTTCTCAAGACTTGGGTAGGTGAAGTGCCCTGGGCACATCTCGATATTGCTGGACCAGCATGGATTACTAAAGAGGAAAAGTTTCTTCACAAAGGAGCTACGGGCTTCGGGGTAAGGTTGATAGTGGAGTATTTGCGTCGACACCATGGATGA
- a CDS encoding FAD-binding protein, protein MIRLDYTPKLKTWLRYFPQGQLSLDPELLQSCSGDAWMARSRPDAVFKPRNVTEVQQIVRLCYRHQIPITARGAGRGYVGGCVPQRGGVVVDFSGMNRILEISPEDGVAVVEPGVITADLQEAVRKRGWFYPPDPASLKESTIGGNVATNAGGPRCLKYGVTRHYILGLEVVLADGSLARLGGRTHKNKTGFDLVGLFVGSEGMLGLITQITLRIIPHPPMCQALGAVFFSAQHAAAAVNAIFAEGLLPSAMEVADRNTIRAARDYLGGHPLLGGESFLIVEFDGHPEGVKEATRLAKNLLRRCGATKVTEARDAVAVEKLWELRRACSEALKCSGRIKFNEDVVVPRSRLVELFELSQALEKKYGYGVASFGHAGDGNIHVNLMLTQEQVKNRPLLHRALDELFEKVLEWGGAITGEHGIGLAKLPWWTSATSSSVRALHQQIKAALDPRHILNPGKFIE, encoded by the coding sequence GTGATTCGTCTCGACTATACGCCGAAGCTCAAGACGTGGTTGCGTTACTTCCCGCAGGGTCAACTTTCTCTGGATCCTGAGCTTTTGCAGAGCTGCTCAGGAGATGCTTGGATGGCACGAAGCCGGCCCGATGCAGTTTTTAAGCCGAGAAATGTAACAGAAGTGCAACAAATCGTTCGGCTTTGCTACAGGCATCAAATTCCGATCACTGCGCGTGGAGCTGGACGAGGTTATGTGGGGGGATGTGTGCCTCAACGTGGCGGAGTAGTCGTGGATTTCTCCGGTATGAATCGCATTTTGGAGATCTCACCTGAAGATGGTGTGGCTGTCGTAGAGCCAGGGGTCATTACTGCAGACTTGCAAGAAGCCGTTCGAAAACGCGGGTGGTTTTATCCCCCTGATCCGGCGAGTCTGAAGGAATCGACGATCGGTGGCAACGTGGCAACTAATGCAGGCGGACCGCGCTGCTTGAAATATGGGGTGACGCGTCACTATATCTTGGGTTTAGAAGTGGTGCTGGCTGATGGTTCCTTGGCACGTCTCGGGGGACGGACGCATAAGAATAAAACCGGTTTTGATTTGGTCGGACTTTTTGTCGGCTCGGAGGGGATGTTGGGACTCATTACGCAGATTACCTTACGCATTATTCCTCATCCTCCGATGTGTCAGGCTCTGGGTGCAGTATTTTTTTCGGCTCAGCATGCGGCAGCGGCGGTTAATGCCATATTTGCTGAAGGCTTACTTCCGTCGGCAATGGAGGTGGCTGATCGAAACACGATTCGTGCGGCGAGAGACTATTTGGGAGGGCATCCGTTGCTGGGGGGGGAGTCTTTTTTAATTGTCGAATTTGACGGTCATCCTGAGGGGGTAAAGGAGGCGACGAGGCTGGCTAAGAATCTACTTCGAAGGTGTGGAGCTACAAAAGTGACTGAAGCTCGGGATGCAGTAGCTGTGGAGAAATTATGGGAGTTGCGCCGGGCATGTTCTGAGGCGTTGAAGTGCTCGGGGCGGATCAAATTCAATGAGGATGTGGTCGTCCCACGAAGTCGCCTTGTAGAACTTTTTGAGCTGAGTCAGGCACTTGAGAAAAAATATGGTTACGGCGTTGCTTCTTTTGGGCATGCGGGGGATGGGAATATTCACGTGAATCTCATGCTGACGCAAGAGCAGGTGAAAAACCGCCCACTTCTTCATCGTGCTTTAGACGAGTTATTCGAAAAGGTTCTGGAATGGGGTGGGGCGATCACAGGTGAGCACGGTATCGGGCTAGCGAAATTACCTTGGTGGACGAGTGCTACGAGTAGCTCGGTGCGTGCGCTTCATCAGCAGATCAAGGCAGCTCTTGATCCCCGGCATATATTGAATCCTGGAAAATTTATTGAATAG
- a CDS encoding biotin--[acetyl-CoA-carboxylase] ligase: MKVQDGEKVSRAKLWDKILLAREAYQSFNDEEWKALKEYEKVGYVFETHPFYGTRWNVAESVDQLRREECEAWQRLVGLEWPWEVYVYDTVTSTNDEALRASEAVEWGIFAANHQTKGRGRRDRRWDSSSSGGLYFSLVVDKKNFGLPASLITTGIGVAVYDALSKWMPPFMTLKWPNDLIVYHRKLAGILVERQMGSGSHFSEDGKVVIGIGVNIHQKEEEWDETLKGRAISLRMVRGRSDDLRKAEVLMQIVKACERVFKMDAGEVRAAWHRRCTDLERIVMVVQEDGRYQGRFLGLTEDGALLLVDDQGVTRQFWAGDCSLVQ, from the coding sequence ATGAAGGTGCAAGATGGCGAGAAGGTGTCGAGGGCGAAATTGTGGGACAAAATTTTATTGGCGCGGGAGGCTTACCAGAGCTTTAACGACGAGGAATGGAAGGCTCTGAAAGAATATGAAAAGGTCGGTTACGTCTTTGAAACGCACCCGTTTTATGGCACACGTTGGAATGTCGCGGAAAGTGTGGATCAGTTGCGCCGCGAGGAATGCGAGGCTTGGCAACGGCTTGTCGGGTTGGAGTGGCCTTGGGAGGTTTATGTTTACGACACGGTGACTTCTACGAATGATGAAGCTCTACGTGCGAGCGAAGCTGTGGAATGGGGAATTTTTGCGGCCAATCATCAGACCAAAGGTCGTGGGCGACGGGATCGCCGATGGGATTCATCGAGTAGTGGAGGGCTCTATTTTTCGCTAGTGGTGGATAAAAAAAATTTTGGGCTGCCTGCATCGTTGATTACAACTGGAATCGGAGTAGCTGTGTATGATGCGCTATCGAAATGGATGCCGCCATTTATGACCTTAAAATGGCCGAACGATCTTATCGTGTATCATCGGAAACTCGCTGGAATTCTCGTAGAAAGACAGATGGGATCCGGGTCGCATTTTTCAGAGGATGGTAAGGTTGTGATCGGCATCGGAGTAAACATTCACCAAAAGGAGGAAGAGTGGGATGAGACTCTAAAAGGGCGTGCGATATCTCTGAGGATGGTTCGCGGCAGAAGCGATGATTTGAGGAAAGCAGAAGTTTTAATGCAAATCGTCAAGGCATGTGAACGCGTTTTTAAGATGGATGCAGGAGAGGTAAGAGCGGCTTGGCATAGACGGTGCACAGATCTGGAAAGGATAGTGATGGTTGTGCAAGAGGATGGTCGTTACCAAGGGCGTTTCCTCGGACTCACTGAGGATGGAGCATTGCTTTTGGTGGATGATCAGGGGGTGACACGGCAGTTTTGGGCAGGCGATTGTTCGCTCGTGCAGTGA
- a CDS encoding menaquinone biosynthesis decarboxylase, with protein sequence MAYGSLADFVRVLEERGELIRISDPVSTHLEITALADREMKSKDGGKALLIEKPVLRDGKISQFPVLINAFGSHRRTALSIGQESIEPVVSQVAYLLKAKPPQTFTQAWELLRNGINLIHTRPTRVRTGPCKEVIHLAGKDASFDLHKLPILHCWPKDGGPFITLPNVYTVDPDTGTRNIGMYRMQVFDGWTTAMHWQIHKVAARHGKRYYETGTRMPVAVCLGGDPVLTFAATAPMPDGLDELLLAGFLRKKSIPLVQCETIELEVPAESDFVIEGYIDPKEPLRDEGPFGDHTGFYTPVDQYPAFHVTAITHRRDAIYPATIVGRPPMEDFYLGTASVKLFLPVFQLNFPEIVDMALPAEGVFHNLVFVSIRKQYPWQAYKVMHGLWGMGQMMFAKIIVVVDAHVNVHDTSEVLFYLCANVDPQRDTIFVKNPSDALDHAPSLVNMGSHLGIDATRKLPAEGYNRPWPEEIRMPEEVCKRVFEKVLRRW encoded by the coding sequence ATGGCATACGGTTCTTTGGCTGATTTCGTTCGTGTGCTCGAGGAACGCGGTGAGTTGATTCGCATTAGCGATCCCGTTTCTACTCATCTTGAGATTACAGCTTTGGCTGACCGCGAGATGAAGAGTAAGGATGGTGGGAAAGCATTATTGATTGAGAAGCCTGTTCTCAGAGATGGCAAGATCAGCCAATTTCCTGTTTTGATCAACGCCTTTGGTTCGCACCGTCGCACGGCTTTATCCATCGGCCAAGAGAGTATCGAGCCAGTGGTATCGCAAGTAGCATATTTACTCAAAGCTAAACCTCCACAGACGTTTACTCAGGCCTGGGAACTTTTGCGAAACGGGATTAATCTGATTCACACTCGGCCGACGCGCGTCCGCACTGGACCTTGTAAGGAAGTGATTCATTTAGCCGGTAAGGATGCGTCGTTCGATCTACACAAGCTTCCGATCCTTCACTGTTGGCCAAAGGACGGTGGGCCGTTTATTACTTTGCCAAATGTCTATACAGTTGATCCTGACACGGGAACGCGGAATATCGGGATGTATCGGATGCAGGTATTTGACGGCTGGACAACGGCTATGCACTGGCAAATACACAAGGTCGCTGCACGCCACGGCAAACGTTACTATGAAACTGGGACTCGCATGCCGGTGGCAGTCTGCCTCGGAGGTGATCCGGTGCTGACTTTTGCAGCGACAGCTCCTATGCCGGACGGGCTCGATGAGCTGCTCTTGGCTGGGTTTCTCCGAAAAAAATCGATTCCATTGGTCCAATGCGAGACGATAGAGCTTGAGGTGCCGGCAGAGAGCGATTTTGTTATCGAAGGTTACATCGATCCGAAGGAACCCCTGCGCGATGAGGGGCCTTTCGGCGATCACACAGGGTTTTACACTCCTGTGGATCAATATCCTGCGTTTCACGTTACTGCGATCACCCACCGTCGAGATGCAATCTATCCTGCTACAATTGTAGGCAGGCCACCTATGGAAGATTTCTATCTTGGGACGGCTTCTGTGAAGTTATTTTTGCCAGTCTTTCAGCTCAATTTTCCTGAGATTGTAGATATGGCTCTGCCAGCGGAGGGGGTCTTTCACAATCTCGTCTTTGTCTCGATCCGTAAGCAATATCCTTGGCAAGCTTACAAAGTCATGCACGGCCTTTGGGGCATGGGACAAATGATGTTTGCAAAAATCATCGTCGTAGTAGACGCGCACGTAAACGTCCATGATACATCAGAGGTGTTGTTTTATCTGTGCGCAAACGTCGATCCACAGCGGGATACCATTTTTGTGAAAAACCCAAGCGACGCTTTAGATCATGCCCCATCCTTAGTAAACATGGGCTCGCATCTCGGCATCGATGCAACACGGAAATTGCCAGCGGAAGGTTATAACCGTCCTTGGCCGGAGGAAATCCGTATGCCCGAAGAAGTATGCAAGCGTGTATTCGAAAAGGTGCTGCGCAGATGGTGA
- the ppk1 gene encoding polyphosphate kinase 1, whose amino-acid sequence MANPTQDKRFFHPEYFINRELSWIEFNRRVLAEAQDRSQPLMERLRFLIITSSNFDEFFEVRVAGIKQQIDSNVEITEADGITAKELSVAIERAVKPFVKEQHTLWEKELHPALQAHGISIHAVQDLSQKDMLWAERYFMRDVFPVLTPLIIDASHPVPQLINKSHNLIVQLKNPQQVSQKYFAFVPIPRLLPFLIPLPSKNKKEYRYIYITDLVQTYIDKLFPGMIITGVYTFRITRNTELYIDEEEADNLLEAVEEELQKRNRGNVIRLEIEENCSPGIVQFLQKTFNLTSLYTYLVPQPLSFMVLNPIVQLEGFGALHDRSFKPTLSLSFAFQKDIFSVIDRQDVLLHHPYESFQHVIDFLERAADDPSVLAIKMTLYRTSGDSPIVQALIRAAENGKQVTVLIEIKARYDEANNINWAKRLEEAGAHVIYGVVGLKVHAKLILIVRQTAQGIKYYAHLSTGNYHPNTARFYSDLGLFTAHPKITDEVAKLFNILSGGGFYRGIEHIMTAPFDMQPRLLALIQREVQSARLGRPARIIAKMNSLVDASLISALYEASSAGVEIDLIVRGICCLRPGIPNVSERIRVISIIGRFLEHSRIYYFENQGQPLIYLGSADWMPRNLYRRIEVLFPILDPAIHMRITNEILPAYLSDNVKAHHLRSDGTYIHPTLPPDATGAKAAQRTFRSLARRQAAIIKGQLQPTDEDISQEDQPSPHRKIIPIKKN is encoded by the coding sequence ATGGCTAATCCTACTCAGGATAAACGCTTTTTCCATCCTGAATATTTTATCAATCGTGAGCTAAGTTGGATAGAATTCAACCGCCGCGTGTTAGCAGAGGCTCAAGATCGCTCGCAACCCCTTATGGAGCGGCTGAGGTTTCTAATCATCACGAGCTCTAATTTTGATGAGTTTTTTGAAGTGCGCGTTGCAGGAATTAAACAACAAATTGATTCAAACGTTGAAATTACAGAAGCCGACGGGATTACAGCTAAAGAGCTCTCTGTAGCAATCGAGCGAGCTGTAAAGCCTTTTGTAAAAGAACAACATACACTGTGGGAGAAGGAACTACATCCTGCTCTGCAAGCCCACGGGATCTCGATTCATGCTGTTCAAGATTTAAGCCAAAAAGACATGCTGTGGGCAGAGCGTTACTTCATGCGTGATGTGTTTCCAGTGCTGACACCTTTGATCATTGATGCAAGTCATCCAGTTCCTCAATTGATCAACAAAAGCCACAACCTTATCGTTCAGCTCAAAAATCCTCAACAAGTATCACAAAAATATTTCGCGTTTGTCCCTATACCTCGCTTGCTGCCGTTTTTGATACCGCTGCCTAGCAAAAACAAAAAGGAGTATCGTTACATTTATATAACAGATCTCGTCCAAACCTACATCGATAAACTTTTCCCTGGAATGATTATAACAGGTGTTTACACCTTTCGGATTACTCGAAATACAGAGCTCTACATTGATGAAGAAGAAGCTGACAATCTGCTCGAGGCTGTCGAAGAAGAACTTCAAAAAAGAAATCGAGGAAATGTAATTCGTTTAGAAATTGAGGAGAATTGCTCACCGGGAATCGTTCAATTTTTGCAAAAAACTTTTAACCTGACTTCCTTGTATACCTATCTAGTTCCACAACCTCTTAGTTTCATGGTTCTCAATCCGATTGTGCAGCTTGAAGGATTCGGTGCGCTGCACGACCGCTCATTTAAGCCAACACTCTCTCTTTCATTCGCATTTCAAAAAGACATCTTTAGCGTTATAGACCGTCAAGACGTTCTCTTGCATCACCCTTACGAGAGTTTCCAGCACGTTATTGATTTTCTGGAGCGTGCAGCTGATGACCCTTCAGTTCTGGCTATTAAGATGACGTTATATCGCACGAGTGGAGATTCTCCCATAGTGCAGGCCTTAATTCGTGCTGCAGAAAACGGCAAACAAGTCACTGTTTTGATCGAAATCAAGGCGCGTTACGATGAAGCTAACAACATTAATTGGGCGAAACGTCTTGAAGAAGCGGGTGCTCATGTGATCTACGGTGTCGTCGGTCTTAAAGTTCACGCTAAGCTCATCCTAATCGTCCGACAAACTGCGCAAGGGATCAAATATTATGCGCATCTCAGCACGGGGAATTATCATCCTAACACTGCACGATTTTATTCCGATCTAGGTCTTTTCACAGCCCATCCCAAAATTACAGATGAGGTAGCCAAGCTTTTCAACATCCTCTCTGGAGGCGGATTTTATCGTGGTATAGAGCATATCATGACAGCTCCGTTTGATATGCAACCTAGACTACTTGCCCTTATACAGAGAGAGGTTCAGAGCGCTCGTTTAGGTCGTCCTGCGAGAATCATAGCCAAAATGAATTCGCTTGTAGATGCCTCTCTAATCTCAGCGCTCTACGAAGCCTCTTCAGCTGGAGTGGAGATAGATCTGATAGTTCGCGGGATTTGTTGTCTTAGGCCAGGCATTCCTAACGTGAGTGAGCGAATCCGAGTCATAAGCATCATCGGGCGTTTTTTGGAGCACAGCAGGATTTATTACTTTGAGAATCAAGGCCAGCCCCTCATCTACCTAGGTAGTGCAGACTGGATGCCTCGCAATCTCTATCGACGCATTGAAGTGCTTTTCCCGATCCTTGATCCGGCTATTCATATGCGCATCACAAACGAAATCCTTCCAGCTTATCTTTCTGATAACGTCAAAGCTCATCATCTCCGATCTGATGGCACTTACATTCATCCTACGCTTCCACCAGATGCAACGGGAGCCAAAGCTGCTCAAAGAACTTTCCGTAGTCTAGCACGCCGCCAAGCCGCTATAATCAAAGGACAACTGCAGCCAACCGACGAAGATATATCTCAAGAGGATCAGCCTTCTCCTCATCGAAAAATTATACCAATCAAAAAAAACTAA
- a CDS encoding replication-associated recombination protein A, translated as MKVPQDNLLTNHTPVSQPLATRLRPRSLDEFIGQEHLLSPGKPLRLMIEEESFHSLILIGPPGCGKTTLAEIIARKTTSAFERLNAADSGVHELRKIFQAARHRWSSLQQKTILFLDEIHRYSKSQQDALLPELEGGVIRLIAATTHNPTFSLNPPLLSRSHIFHLHPLSNENLKVILSRALQDSIAGIAPASIESQAAELLILYADGDARRLLNTLEIAAKLAGKRLTVSSESKHITVSDVQSATQRKLIQYDNQEDEHYDTISAFIKSVRGSDPDAALYWLAKMIEGGEDPRFIARRLMILAAEDIGLADPHALTLAEATAGVVERIGMPEGRIPLAQTTIYLAAAPKSNSALLAIDSALDAVRNKPIIPIPSYLRDTYSTTSKLAQQKSVYLYSHDYPQAIAPQTYGVKTGAFYQPKLSGAEAKIKERLERWEELRKALLASDESHE; from the coding sequence GTGAAAGTGCCTCAAGATAACCTCCTTACAAACCACACACCGGTCTCTCAACCCTTAGCGACTCGCCTTCGACCACGTTCACTAGATGAATTTATCGGACAGGAACATTTATTAAGTCCCGGAAAGCCGTTGAGACTCATGATCGAGGAAGAGAGTTTTCATTCTTTAATTTTGATCGGGCCCCCGGGATGCGGCAAAACAACCTTAGCTGAAATCATCGCAAGAAAAACAACCTCAGCCTTCGAACGCCTCAATGCCGCTGACTCAGGCGTCCACGAATTAAGAAAAATATTTCAAGCCGCACGACATCGGTGGTCTTCTCTTCAACAAAAAACCATTCTGTTTCTTGACGAGATCCACCGCTACAGCAAGTCGCAGCAAGACGCTTTACTTCCAGAGCTCGAAGGTGGAGTGATCAGACTTATCGCAGCGACTACTCATAATCCTACTTTCTCTCTCAATCCACCGCTGCTATCGCGTTCTCATATCTTTCATCTTCATCCTCTGTCAAATGAAAACCTAAAAGTTATCCTTAGCCGCGCGCTACAAGACTCAATCGCAGGAATTGCCCCTGCCTCGATTGAATCTCAAGCCGCAGAGCTCCTCATTCTCTATGCCGATGGGGATGCTCGCCGATTGTTAAACACGCTCGAGATAGCAGCTAAGCTTGCAGGCAAACGCCTGACAGTATCCTCAGAAAGCAAACATATTACTGTTTCAGACGTTCAATCCGCTACACAGCGAAAACTCATTCAATACGATAATCAAGAGGATGAACATTATGATACCATTTCAGCTTTCATTAAAAGCGTGCGAGGCAGCGATCCAGATGCTGCTCTTTATTGGCTCGCTAAAATGATTGAGGGCGGTGAAGATCCTCGATTTATAGCTCGTCGCCTGATGATATTAGCTGCTGAGGATATTGGCCTTGCGGATCCACACGCGTTGACTCTTGCTGAAGCTACAGCCGGTGTAGTCGAGCGAATAGGAATGCCAGAAGGACGGATTCCCCTAGCTCAGACCACCATCTATCTTGCCGCTGCTCCGAAGAGCAATAGCGCCCTACTGGCTATTGATTCAGCCTTGGACGCGGTGAGAAATAAACCGATAATTCCTATTCCTTCATATTTACGTGATACCTACTCTACGACCTCAAAATTGGCTCAACAAAAGTCCGTTTACCTATACAGCCACGATTATCCTCAAGCAATTGCTCCACAGACTTATGGTGTGAAGACCGGTGCATTTTACCAACCCAAGCTCTCAGGCGCGGAGGCTAAAATTAAAGAGCGATTAGAACGTTGGGAAGAGTTACGGAAAGCCTTGCTCGCCTCCGATGAATCTCATGAGTAA